A part of Chanos chanos chromosome 9, fChaCha1.1, whole genome shotgun sequence genomic DNA contains:
- the LOC115821346 gene encoding hyaluronidase-2 yields the protein MVVFPSACLCGPARAPLLPGKPFLVLWGVPDKGCIGRPDPTAFGMEWEGRVAVFYEDTLGLYPYFTAQDQPINGGLPQHTSLDLHLQRVERDLVSALPQAGAPGLGVLRWEEWAPQWSRNRGKQLKYLADSRALLRAFFPDWSPEELEKWAQVDFEAAAQSILMETLKEVMRLRPKRLWGVAPYPDCYNSGPGQQLANYTGRCPAAEMALNDELMWLWKRSSALYPVISLQKLPEGTKGAWLYASNQIRESLRLAALAGTAYDLPVFPLVKTTYSSTSAFLSEADLVNTVGESAAMGAAGVIIWERSFSAKTQRSCSELAAYVREVLGPYAVNVTTATRLCGVSLCQGRGRCVRKKPEDPTYLHLPSAHFKLLPEGADGLRAAGELAPANIDAWRRDFRCQWFEALEGAVADQESGGAEAVGARQPPTLKPPSVVSQSEVTVTTTTGGQQITDSGCPAHAVSVILFSALLLISLSDFQG from the exons ATGGTGGTCTTcccctctgcctgtctgtgtggccCCGCTCGTGCACCCCTCCTTCCTGGAAAACCCTTCCTGGTCCTGTGGGGTGTTCCTGACAAGGGGTGTATTGGTCGCCCAGACCCCACAGCATTTGGAATGGAGTGGGAGGGCAGGGTGGCCGTATTTTACGAGGACACGCTGGGACTGTATCCCTATTTCACAGCCCAAGATCAGCCCATCAACGGAGGTCTTCCCCAACACACAAGCCTTGACCTCCACCTCCAGAGGGTGGAGAGGGACCTCGTCTCAGCATTACCCCAGGCAGGAGCTCCAGGGTTGGGAGTATTGAGGTGGGAAGAATGGGCCCCCCAGTGGAGCAGGAACAGAGGGAAACAGTTAAAGTACTTGGCGGATTCTCGAGCTCTCCTGAGGGCATTTTTCCCAGACTGGAGCCCTGAAGAGTTGGAAAAATGGGCTCAG gtGGACTTTGAGGCAGCTGCACAGTCCATTCTCATGGAAACTCTGAAGGAGGTCATGAGGCTCCGCCCAAAGAGGTTATGGGGTGTGGCTCCATACCCAGATTGCTATAATTCGGGTCCTGGCCAGCAGCTGGCAAATTACACGGGGCGGTGCCCAGCTGCAGAGATGGCCCTTAATGATGAACTAATGTGGCTATGGAAACGGAGTTCTGCCCTGTATCCAGTCATCTCTCTCCAAAAACTCCCAGAAGGTACAAAAGGAGCGTGGCTTTATGCATCCAATCAGATTCGAGAGTCTCTGAGATTGGCGGCACTGGCGGGAACAGCCTACGACCTCCCAGTTTTTCCACTAGTCAAAACTACATACAGCTCCACCAGTGCCTTCCTCTCTGAG gctGATCTGGTAAACACAGTGGGAGAGAGTGCTGCTATGGGGGCGGCTGGAGTCATTATCTGGGAAAGATCCTTCTCTGCAAAAACACAG AGATCTTGCTCTGAGCTTGCGGCGTACGTGCGAGAGGTTCTCGGCCCGTATGCCGTTAACGTAACCACGGCAACGCGTCTCTGCGGCGTCTCGCTGTGTCAGGGGCGTGGTCGCTGCGTACGGAAGAAGCCAGAGGACCCCACCTACCTGCACCTTCCCTCCGCCCACTTCAAGCTGCTGCCCGAGGGGGCGGACGGCCTGCGGGCGGCCGGGGAACTCGCACCCGCCAATATCGATGCCTGGAGGCGGGACTTCCGGTGCCAGTGGTTCGAAGCATTGGAGGGCGCGGTTGCCGATCAAGAGTCGGGCGGGGCAGAGGCTGTGGGCGCGAGGCAGCCGCCAACGCTGAAACCACCCTCTGTGGTCAGCCAGAGTGAGGTCACGGTTACCACGACGACTGGCGGACAGCAAATAACGGACAGCGGCTGCCCAGCCCACGCTGTATCCGTCATTCTCTTCTCTGCACTTCTTCTGATCAGTCTCTCAGACTTTCAGGGCTGA
- the borcs6 gene encoding BLOC-1-related complex subunit 6 has product MSHSPVIGSGVQEETNGVDTSESPEACHWSTSHGSAPQVLKNGGGVLFSDREPHEGLPDISETHPSHNSVPNQNSEYRETEHTHSTLHPDRNTLNTHAPDEGALPTHTLHPENLKINEAMLQNTLRTDSSPKNRSHVDTQVSDTPKQKTAHSEPSSLPLQDGLNKESKEEKEKDVNEVEENQQRISEVPSELTGNPSSEGPVASAVSVSPTVSTTPPESAPPLVPAPPPASDPASVLPDPDESQCPAHVMAEVRVRGMPERERVVRGMQDSKSLDEISGACGGHQRGGARGGQAEGRRATISSALELEGTVSHDGDLTHFITKNLEQKIKMSSRPSLDCDSDCSGPVVRGRGSFLRRPADIPPIDPSVLLDLQKHTQDVAQSVEMMMRSLNGTIQNMTALSVGYIQTYRDSVDSLGESVDMSIKGMYTLMARCEELDRSMQPIHSLAAQIREIKRTLDALETLCK; this is encoded by the exons ATGAGTCACTCCCCTGTGATTGGTTCCGGTGTGCAAGAGGAAACGAATGGGGTGGACACATCTGAATCTCCTGAGGCCTGCCATTGGTCAACATCTCATGGATCTGCCCCACAAGTGCTAAAGAATGGGGGCGGGGTGCTATTTTCTGATCGAGAGCCTCATGAAGGATTACCTGACATCTCAGAGACTCACCCATCACACAACTCTGTACCCAACCAGAATTCAGagtacagagaaacagagcacacacattcaacactcCACCCAGACAGaaatacactcaacacacatgcacccgATGAAGGCGCTTTGCCCACGCATACGCTTCACCctgaaaacttaaaaataaacgAAGCAATGCTCCAAAACACACTTCGCACGGATTCTTCACCCAAAAACAGGTCACACGTTGACACACAGGTCTCAGACACGCCAAAGCAGAAAACGGCACACTCAGAACCCAGCTCTTTGCCATTGCAGGATGGACTGAATAAAGAGAgtaaggaagaaaaagagaaggatgtGAATGAAGTAGAAGAGAACCAACAGAGAATTTCCGAAGTCCCATCTGAG CTAACTGGAAACCCTTCATCAGAGGGCCCAGTCGCCTCAGCAGTTTCAGTCTCACCCACCGTATCAACCACTCCCCCTGAATCAGCTCCTCCTCTGGTACCGGCCCCTCCCCCTGCGTCGGACCCCGCCTCTGTCCTTCCCGATCCTGACGAGTCTCAGTGCCCGGCTCACGTCATGGCGGAGGTGCGCGTTCGCGGCATGCCGGAGAGAGAGCGCGTGGTTCGGGGCATGCAGGACAGCAAGAGCCTGGACGAGATCAGCGGAGCGTGCGGCGGGCACCAGCGGGGCGGGGCCAGGGGAGGGCAGGCGGAGGGCCGCAGGGCCACCATATCCAGCGCCCTGGAGCTGGAGGGCACAGTCAGCCATGACGGAGACCTGACGCACTTCATCACGAAAAACCTGGAGCAGAAGATCAAAATGAGCTCGCGGCCAAGCCTGGACTGCgact CTGATTGCTCAGGACCGGTGGTTCGTGGCAGAGGGTCTTTTTTACGCCGTCCGGCTGATATCCCTCCAATCGATCCGTCAGTTCTGCTGgacctgcagaaacacacacaggacgtGGCCCAGAGCGTGGAGATGATGATGCGCAGCCTCAACGGAACCATCCAGAAC aTGACAGCTCTGAGTGTGGGCTATattcagacatacagagactCAGTGGACAGTTTGGGGGAGTCAGTGGACATGAGTATAAAg GGAATGTACACGCTGATGGCGCGCTGTGAGGAGCTGGATCGTTCCATGCAGCCTATTCACTCCCTAGCCGCCCAGATCAGAGAGATCAAACGCACCCTCGACGCCCTGGAAACGCTGTGCAAGTAA